AGCCAGCCCATACTAGGTTAGAGGATTGATTTGGATTTCCTATCCCTACGACAGCAATGGTAAGGTTATCCCACAATTCTGTTATTTTACTGAAGTAGTTCGATTGAACAATATCGTCTTTTGTTTCTTTTCTTTCTACTACTGCTGCTGCGTCGATAAAGTAAGCTGTTCCATCAAAATCTTCTGCAATATTGTACACAATCGTATTCACATGATATTTCGTATCCATAGGTCCGGGACCGCCGACCAGCGGAACAAAATGGGCATCTTTTTTATCAACATGATGAAATTCACCGATCATGCTGGACATGGTGGTTCCCCAGGCAAAGCCGACTACGTCATCGTCCTTAATAATTCTCTTGAGAAGATCAGCACCAGCCGTTGCGACCGCTTTCTTTTTATCTGCTGCTGTTTGATCTTTTTTTACAGGCAGAATTATAACTTCCCGCAAGTTAAATATTTTGGCAATGCGCTGCTCTAAATCAAAGGTTTCATCAATATCGGTTTTGATTGTGATATTTACAATTCCTTCTTCCCTGGCTTTTTTAAGCCAGCGGCTGATTGATGTGCGGTAAATCCCCAGTTCTTTTGATATGGCACTTTGTGTCATATCTTCTTCGTAATACATTTGAGCAATTCTCACCATCAGCTTTTTTTCTTCTCTGCTATCCATCTTCTTTCCCTGCCTTTGACGGTATGAATTTGCACATATGTGCATTGTTTTTTTAAAATCAATCATTTGTGCTTTCTTTGAGTTGAGTATACGCTTTCAAAAATACACTGTCAACAATATTTTAACTTTTGTGCTCATTTTTATTTTTTTGTGTCATTTGTGCAATATAAGTTTTCCCATTGCTTTTTTTGTTTAACCCTCCTTTAACATCCTACTCTGCTTTTAACTGCCATAAAAAAATCGGGCTCTTAAAAGAACCCGATCCTGCCTGCTAACAAACACCTTCCCTTCCACTCCTCAATCTTTTCTTTACCGTGTTCAAGGTTCGCCAAGCATAACCTGCATTCCACTGAAATAGCCTTCTTCGGCTTTACCTTCTGGTCCATGGATTACAAGACACTTAATATCAATGAGGATCCATACATGCCTTTTACTCGGCAACTGAAGGTCTTTCAGCATAGATGACCTTCCACCTTCTTTATCCATTAACCAATTGCTTTTGATTAACTAAAGAGCTGAGCGGCTACATAACAGGTAGAAAGGTCACAATGAAAAGCAGGAATTCTGAACATTCGGCCGTCTTTTTAAGATGAGGAAAAATAATCTTTGTGTTTTTCCAAAATACATTTATAATTAGGGTTACAAACTCATAATTCCAATTCGTTAACTTGGATTTGGATGTGAGATTCAATAGAAACGCATTGGTTACATTGATCTGAAAAAACTGAATGTTCTTGTTTAAACTAACTTCGTCGCAAGAGAAAGGAAAAAAATATGTTATTAACGTACACAGCTATTGGAATTGCCCTATTTTTTGCTATGAACATTGGTGCCAGCGGAACAGCTGCTTCCATGGGTGCGGCCTATGGCGCCAGCGCGATAAAAAAACGGGCCGCTTTAATTTTAGTTTCCATTGCCGCTTTTTTAGGTGCCGTTTTGGGCGGCGGTGAAGTAGTAAAAACGATTGGAAAAGGAATCATCCCTTCTGATCTGTTAACGGTTAAAATCGTTATTATTATTCTTTTGGGCGCAACTCTTACTTTATTTATCTCCAATCTTCTAGGAATTCCGCTGTCGACTAGTGAGGTAACGGTTGGAGCGGTAGTAGGCGTCGGTCTTGCTTACCACCGGTTATTTACGGATCAGCTTTTGGTGATTTTATTGTTTTGGGTGATCGTTCCTATTGCGTCTTTCATTATTACTTTTGTTGCTGGAAAATTGATTTCCCGGGCGGAAAAACGCTGGCCTCAATTAAAAGGGCAGGGGAAATGGGCAAAAGGGCTTTCTATTTTATTAATACTTGGCGGCTGCTGGGAAGCATTTTCTGCCGGAATGAACAACGTGGCCAATGCAGTCGGCCCTCTTATTGGCGCAGGGATTATGTCCACCAATAGCGGCCTCTGGCTCGGCGCTTTATTTGTTTCAATTGGGGCCCTGGTGATGGGCAGCAGGGTGCTGGAAACCAATGCAAAGAAAATTACCAAACTGTCTCTGTTGGAAGGTAGCGCCATTTCATTTACAGGCGGTACGCTTGTGGTAGTGGCCTCTGTATTTGGACTGCCTATCCCTCTTACGCAAGTGACTACTTGTGGAATTCTTGGAGTGGGGGCGGCTCAAGGAGGATTTGGCATTTTTCAAAAAGGGATTATTAAACGAATTCTATTGATATGGATTATCTCTCCCCTGTTTTCTATTGTTGTTTCGTATTTCCTCATCAATCTGCTTGTAGATATGGATATTTACAATTTGATCGTGATGTTAAGTGTCTTTATTGCTACGGTTGGTTCCATTAAATTAGCGCAGCATGTGCGAGAGGAACAACGCTCTATTTATAACGAGGGTGAAGGAATTTAAGGTTTTCTCAGGTTAGCCAGCTTATCACGAGCTGACTAACCTTTTTTAGTATCCTCTTCCTTCTTTGGCTGCATGTAAATAATCCAGCTGTATATCCAATACTTCCTTCTTTTAAAAATGATCTATAATCCTTATTTATACTTTCGATCAACTTGCGCCTAGACCGCTTTGCTTTTTCATCGCTTCTTCCCGGAACTTCTTCTGCTCTTCAGGCGACAGCGCTTTATGCTGTTTTAAAAAGGCCTCATACGC
The genomic region above belongs to Domibacillus sp. DTU_2020_1001157_1_SI_ALB_TIR_016 and contains:
- a CDS encoding sugar-binding transcriptional regulator, translated to MDSREEKKLMVRIAQMYYEEDMTQSAISKELGIYRTSISRWLKKAREEGIVNITIKTDIDETFDLEQRIAKIFNLREVIILPVKKDQTAADKKKAVATAGADLLKRIIKDDDVVGFAWGTTMSSMIGEFHHVDKKDAHFVPLVGGPGPMDTKYHVNTIVYNIAEDFDGTAYFIDAAAVVERKETKDDIVQSNYFSKITELWDNLTIAVVGIGNPNQSSNLVWAGFCGDQEIEELNRQGAIGDICSRFYDIKGTLIRSDLSERTIAIEIEKLRGIPYSIGVAESIEKAPSIIGGLRGGFINTLVTTEETAEEMLRLIEQEK
- a CDS encoding anion permease → MLLTYTAIGIALFFAMNIGASGTAASMGAAYGASAIKKRAALILVSIAAFLGAVLGGGEVVKTIGKGIIPSDLLTVKIVIIILLGATLTLFISNLLGIPLSTSEVTVGAVVGVGLAYHRLFTDQLLVILLFWVIVPIASFIITFVAGKLISRAEKRWPQLKGQGKWAKGLSILLILGGCWEAFSAGMNNVANAVGPLIGAGIMSTNSGLWLGALFVSIGALVMGSRVLETNAKKITKLSLLEGSAISFTGGTLVVVASVFGLPIPLTQVTTCGILGVGAAQGGFGIFQKGIIKRILLIWIISPLFSIVVSYFLINLLVDMDIYNLIVMLSVFIATVGSIKLAQHVREEQRSIYNEGEGI